The sequence CACAGTGGCGTCTGGGGCGCGCTGGTCGAGGATTTGGCCCCTCATTTCCAGCTGCTGCTGGTGGATCTTCCGCCGATTTATCGCGCCGACGCTGCGCCGGCATTGATCGCCGCCTTGGCGGAACAGGTCCCGGCGGCGGGCTGGCTGGGGTGGTCCCTGGGGGGGCAGCTGGCGCTCCAGGTGGCGCGCCGCCATCCCGAGCGGGTCACCGGCCTGGTGCTGGTGGCCAGCAATCCCCGCTTTCTGGCCGCGCCCGACTGGCCGGGCATGGCGGCGGTTGCACTCTCCGACCTGGAGCGGCGGGTCCGGGAGGACCCGGTGCGCGCCCTGCGCCGCTTCCTGGCCCTGGTGGCGAAGGGCGGCCCTGCGGCCCGCTCCCTGACGCAATTGTGGCGGCAGCGGCCGCCACCGCCTCTGGAAACGCTGCTGGCCGGCCTGTCCTGGCTGCGGGAATGGGATTTGCGCGCCGCGCTACCGCAGCTTTCCTGTCCCACCCTGTGGCTCGGGAGTGGGGATGACGCCCTGGTGCCGGCGGCGGCGATGCGGGCGGCGGCTCGCCTCAGCGGCGGCCGCTGGCTGGAAGTGAACGGCGGCCATGCGCCTTTTCTCGCCGACCCTGCGCCGATGGCCGCAGCGATTCGGGACGTCTTGACATGAGTTGGGACAAGCGCCTGGTGCGCCGCGCCTTTTCCGCCGCCGCCCCGGGCTACGATCGCCACGCGGTGCTGCAGCGGCAGATCGGCCAGCGCCTGCTGGCTGCCTGTGTCGAAGAGCTGCCACCGGGTTGGTGGGTGGACATCGGAACCGGCACCGGCTGGTGTGCGCAGCGGTTGGCGGCATGGCGACCACCGGCTCTGCTGTTGGTGGATCTGGCCGAAGGGATGCTCCACCAGGCGCGGGCCCGGCTGGGACCGGCCGGGTGTTATCTGACCGCCGATGCCGAACGCCTGCCGCTGGCGACGGGTAGTGCCGCCCTGGTGGTCAGCAATCTGGCCTTGCAGTGGTGTCTCGATCCAGCCCGGGCTCTGGCGGAGATGGCTCGGATTCTGAAGCCCGGCGGCCGCCTGCTGCTGTCCACTTTCACGGCCGGCACTCTGGAGACGCTGCGCCGGGCCTGGGCGGCGGTGGACGACTACAGCCACGTCAACACCTTTCCGGATCCGGCGGATCTGGAAGCGGCGGTCGCCGCCGCCGGCTTCCGCCGCTGGCGGCAGCGCACTGAAACCCTGTCGCTGGTCTATCCGGACCTCAAGGCCCTGCTGCGTTCCCTGAAGGAGATCGGGGCCCACAACGTCACGAGCGGCCGTCCCCGTCATCTGCTGGGAAAAGGGGTCTGGCAGCGCCTGGAGGCGGCCTATCCCCGCCGTCAGGGGCAGGTGGTCGCCACCTATGTGGCGACTTACGTGACCGCGCTCAGGTGAGGGCCGGCGGACCGTTTCCTTTCCGCCCGGATCCAGATCAGGAACACCACCCCGGTGCCGATCACTCCCATCATCGCGCCGGGCCCCCAGATGAGGATGCCGCCGATCTGCTGGTCCATCAGCCGATCGATCCCCCAGCGGCCGGCGAGGACGTCATAGACCTGGTAGAGCGGCTGCCTGCTCAGGGTGATGCCGGCCCCCAGGAGGGTGTTGGGAATTGTCACCGCCCACAGGACGATCAGACGCAGCCCGTAGGGGAGCCGGGCCTGGGTGCCGCGGGGGTCGGCGATCAACCACCAGAAGAAAAAACCGGTGACGATCATGCTCAAGTGCATCAGATCGTGAAGCAGGGGGTCCTGCACCGCCTGGTCGTGCAGAGCGGGGATCTGCCACACCACCAAAGTGGCGACGAACAGGATCGGTGCGGCCAAAGGATGGCTGAAAAAGCCGTAGAGCCTGCGGGCCAGGCGGCTTCTGACCAGGGGCGTCAGCAGGGAATGGCGGGCCCGACGGGGAAGCCCCTGGATCAGCGGCGCCAGGGGCATGGCCAGGATCATGAGCAGGGGGGCGAAGACCCGCAGCAGCAGGTGTTCGATCTGGTGGACGAACAGGAAATGGTCCGAGAGCGGTTCGATGGGGGATTGCAACGCGATGAAGAAACACAGAATTCCCAGATAGAAAGCGGTGATCCGCCCGGCCGGCACCGGGCGGTGCTGGCGGTAGCGCCGCCAGCAGCCCCGGGCGTAGACCGCCCCCGTCAGCAGCAGCGGCGCCAGGATTTCCGGGGTGAAGACCCAAGCCCGCCAGCTATCGCCTTCCAGGCCGCCGTGGCTCCAGGCCGGCAGCGGCGACAGCAGTAGGACCAGCCAGGGGATCGGAGGTTTTTTTGCGTATGTCAAAGGGATGCGCATAATGCTCTTGAGTGTCAGCGGCTTATCGGCTACATTAAACCAGATTTAGCACATGCTTATTACCAAATGATCGAACGGCACCGCGGCACCGGCGATGATGCTTTTCGTCTGGTTCTGCGCCCCAATGCATCCCTGACGCCGTCCCAGGCCCGCCTGCTGATCGGCATGGTGGGTTTGATGATGGGGGCGATCGGTCTGGGGTTCGCCGCCGTGGGGGCATGGCTGGTGCTGCCGTTCTCCGGAGGCGAGCTGCTGTTGCTCGGCTACGCCCTGAGCTATAGTATGCGGCAGAGCGCGGTACGGGAAACCATCAGCGTCTCTCGGGAGACGATCCGAATCGAACACATGGGGCCAGACCGGAAAGACCGGCGGGAGTTCCTGCGGGCTTGGTTCCAGGTCGAATGGCAGCCGGGGCCGACACCGCGGTTGCGGATCGGATCTCACGGGAAGTGGGTGGAAGTCGGCGCTTTTCTGGCGGAAGAAGAAAAAATGCGTCTGGCGGGGATGCTGCGGCAGCTCCGCACCCAGGCGTTTTAGAGATCGTCAAAGATCGGTTTTCGTGGTTGCAAAACTTGAGGGGAGTGTTCCGTGAATTTGAATAAACTCGAGCGCTTGTTCGTCGCAGCGATCCTGGCTTTGGTGGGGGAGGTCGCCTGGGCCGATTATCAACTCAACATTCCGGTCGGTCCGACCGAAACCAGTCGCGTCATCTACGACTTCCACATGTATGCCATCTGGGTCTGCGTGGGCATCGCGGTGGTGGTCTTCGGGGTGATGTTCTATTCCATCATCAACCATCGCAAGTCCAGGCACCCGGTGCCGGCCAAGTTCCATGAGAACATGACGCTGGAAGTGGTCTGGACCGTGATTCCGGTGCTGATCCTCATCGGCCTGGCGGTGCCTTCCACCAAGGCGCTGATCGAAATTGAGGATACCAGCGGCGCCGAGATGGACATCAAGATCACCGGTTACCAGTGGAAGTGGCACTACGAATATCCCCAGGAAGGCATCGCCTTCTTCAGCAGCCTGGACGAGGCCAGCAACCGGGCCCGTCAGCTCGATTCCGGCATCGATCCCAGGACTGTTCCCAACTATCTGCTCAACGTCGATCATCCGCTGGTGGTGCCGGTCAACACCAAGATCCGCTTTCTCATCACCGGCGCCGATGTGATCCATGCCTGGTGGGTGCCGGCCTTCGGCTGGAAGAAGGACGCCATTCCTGGTTTCGTCACCACCGCTTGGGTGGAGGTCGAAAAACCCGGGGTCTACCGCGGCCAGTGTGCCGAGTTGTGCGGACGCGACCACGGCTACATGCCCATCGTGGTCAAGGCGGTGACCAAGGAGGAATACCGGGACTGGGTGGCTGAGCAGAAGCAAAAACTGGCCGGCAGCCAGGCCGCAGCCCAGGAATGGAATCTGCAGGTGGCGATGGAACGCGGGCGCGAGGCCTACAATGCCCATTGCGCCAGCTGCCATCAGGCCGACGGCAGCGGCGTCCCGGGCACCTTCCCGGCGCTGGCAGGCAGCCCCGTGGCCACCGGCGACGTGGATGCGATGATCGAGATCGTCCTTGAGGGCAAGGGCGCGATGCCGGCCTTCGGCAGGGACGAGAACATCCGTAACGAGGATCTAGCCGCCGTCATCACCTACGTCCGCAATGCCTTCGGCAACGACATCGGAGATGTGGTGACGCCGGAAGACATCGCCGACGCGCGCTGACAGATTTGGCTATTCAACGAAGAGGTAGACGCAAATGGCAACGGTAGCAGATACCCATACCGCAGAGCATGAACACGGCCCGGCAAAGGGCATCATGCGCTGGATTACCACCACCAACCATAAGGACATCGGTACCTTGTACCTGACCTTCGCCATGGCCATGTTCCTGGTGGGCGGGGCGATGGCGCTCATCATCCGCGCCGAGCTGTATCAGCCTGGCCTGCAGCTGGTGGACCCGCATTTCTTCAACCAGATGACCACCCTGCACGCCCTGATCATGGTGTTCGGGGCGGTGATGCCGGCTTTCGCCGGATTCGCCAACTGGATGATTCCGCCGATGATCGGGGCGCCGGACATGGCCCTGCCGCGGATGAACAACTGGAGTTTCTGGGTGCTACCGTTCGCCGCCGCCATGCTGAGCGCCACGCTGTTCATGGACGGCGGGGCGGTGGCCTCGGGATGGACCCTCTATCCGCCGCTGGTGCTGCAGTTCGGCAACGCCCTGCCGTTCACCATCTTCAGCGTCCACCTGCTGGGCCTGTCGTCGATCATGGCGGCGATCAACATCATCGTCACCATTTTCAACCTGCGCGCGCCGGGCATGACGATGATGAAGATGCCGATGTTCTGCTGGGCCTGGCTCATCACCGCCTTCCTGCTGATCCTGGTGATGCCGGTGCTCGCAGGCGCGGTCACCATGCTGCTGACCGACAAGTTCTTCGACACCAGCTTCTTCGACGCCGCCGGCGGCGGTGACCCGGTGCTGTTCCAGCATCTGTTCTGGTTCT comes from Methylomarinovum tepidoasis and encodes:
- a CDS encoding alpha/beta fold hydrolase, with product MIRLAVRRVGCGPPLVLLPGWAMHSGVWGALVEDLAPHFQLLLVDLPPIYRADAAPALIAALAEQVPAAGWLGWSLGGQLALQVARRHPERVTGLVLVASNPRFLAAPDWPGMAAVALSDLERRVREDPVRALRRFLALVAKGGPAARSLTQLWRQRPPPPLETLLAGLSWLREWDLRAALPQLSCPTLWLGSGDDALVPAAAMRAAARLSGGRWLEVNGGHAPFLADPAPMAAAIRDVLT
- a CDS encoding DUF2244 domain-containing protein yields the protein MIERHRGTGDDAFRLVLRPNASLTPSQARLLIGMVGLMMGAIGLGFAAVGAWLVLPFSGGELLLLGYALSYSMRQSAVRETISVSRETIRIEHMGPDRKDRREFLRAWFQVEWQPGPTPRLRIGSHGKWVEVGAFLAEEEKMRLAGMLRQLRTQAF
- the coxB gene encoding cytochrome c oxidase subunit II — protein: MNLNKLERLFVAAILALVGEVAWADYQLNIPVGPTETSRVIYDFHMYAIWVCVGIAVVVFGVMFYSIINHRKSRHPVPAKFHENMTLEVVWTVIPVLILIGLAVPSTKALIEIEDTSGAEMDIKITGYQWKWHYEYPQEGIAFFSSLDEASNRARQLDSGIDPRTVPNYLLNVDHPLVVPVNTKIRFLITGADVIHAWWVPAFGWKKDAIPGFVTTAWVEVEKPGVYRGQCAELCGRDHGYMPIVVKAVTKEEYRDWVAEQKQKLAGSQAAAQEWNLQVAMERGREAYNAHCASCHQADGSGVPGTFPALAGSPVATGDVDAMIEIVLEGKGAMPAFGRDENIRNEDLAAVITYVRNAFGNDIGDVVTPEDIADAR
- the bioC gene encoding malonyl-ACP O-methyltransferase BioC encodes the protein MSWDKRLVRRAFSAAAPGYDRHAVLQRQIGQRLLAACVEELPPGWWVDIGTGTGWCAQRLAAWRPPALLLVDLAEGMLHQARARLGPAGCYLTADAERLPLATGSAALVVSNLALQWCLDPARALAEMARILKPGGRLLLSTFTAGTLETLRRAWAAVDDYSHVNTFPDPADLEAAVAAAGFRRWRQRTETLSLVYPDLKALLRSLKEIGAHNVTSGRPRHLLGKGVWQRLEAAYPRRQGQVVATYVATYVTALR
- a CDS encoding cytochrome c oxidase assembly protein, with the protein product MTYAKKPPIPWLVLLLSPLPAWSHGGLEGDSWRAWVFTPEILAPLLLTGAVYARGCWRRYRQHRPVPAGRITAFYLGILCFFIALQSPIEPLSDHFLFVHQIEHLLLRVFAPLLMILAMPLAPLIQGLPRRARHSLLTPLVRSRLARRLYGFFSHPLAAPILFVATLVVWQIPALHDQAVQDPLLHDLMHLSMIVTGFFFWWLIADPRGTQARLPYGLRLIVLWAVTIPNTLLGAGITLSRQPLYQVYDVLAGRWGIDRLMDQQIGGILIWGPGAMMGVIGTGVVFLIWIRAERKRSAGPHLSAVT